The following are encoded together in the Salvia hispanica cultivar TCC Black 2014 chromosome 6, UniMelb_Shisp_WGS_1.0, whole genome shotgun sequence genome:
- the LOC125196916 gene encoding probable WRKY transcription factor 41 — MESEGAELLNSLVSEISKGMEQVKQLKESSNSNNNGVLDKMLSSHEEALFILTGRAPQQQCHSGISSLPDPPAPATASLKRKTSMVPVSGDSSLLPDDGYSWRKYGQKHILGAKYPREYYRCSLKSSASCPARKQIQRLDDATMFKVTYRGRHVCQQSPKS; from the exons ATGGAAAGTGAAGGTGCTGAGTTGTTGAATTCACTAGTTAGTGAGATCAGCAAAGGGATGGAGCAAGTGAAACAGCTTAAAGAGTCTTCTAATTCTAATAACAATGGAGTTTTGGACAAAATGTTGTCTTCTCATGAAGAGGCTCTATTCATTCTGACTGGCCGTGCTCCACAGCAACAATGTCACTCAGGGATATCATCGTTACCAGATCCTCCTGCTCCTGCAACTGCAAGTCTCAAAAG GAAAACTAGCATGGTTCCGGTATCTGGAGACTCATCACTACTACCCGACGATGGATATAGTTGGAGGAAGTACGGCCAAAAACATATCCTTGGTGCCAAATATCCaag AGAGTATTACAGATGCAGTTTAAAAAGTAGTGCCTCCTGTCCGGCTAGAAAGCAGATACAAAGGTTGGATGATGCGACTATGTTTAAGGTCACATACAGGGGACGACATGTATGCCAACAATCCCCCAAATCATAA
- the LOC125192767 gene encoding putative methyltransferase At1g22800, mitochondrial, with protein sequence MSGAVDLCLRNTRRMLWRNGRSYCTHHGSRVKIFDRNLKRKQRDRAAWLLRPGDSLVDAVAENLLDRLEDCKKTFPSALCMGGSLEAIRRLLNGRGGIEKLTMMDASVDMVKLCEQAEQNSPNKNVETSFIVADEEYLPVKESSLDLVISCLGLHWTNDLPGAMIQSKLSLKPDGLFLGAILGGETLRELRIACTVAQMEREGGISPRLSPLAQVRDAGNLLTRAGFTLPGVDVDEYTVRYNSALELIEHLRTMGETNALLQRNISLKRDTALATAAIYESMFGTEDGTIPATFQVIFMTGWREHPSQQRAKKRGSATVSFKDIHKEFGGGT encoded by the exons ATGAGCGGCGCCGTCGATCTCTGCCTCAGAAATACACGCCGTATGCTATGGAGGAACGGGAGATCCTACTGTACTCACCACGGCTCTAGAGTCAAAATTTTTGACCGCAATCTCAAGCGCAAACAA CGCGATAGAGCCGCGTGGTTATTGCGCCCCGGGGATTCTTTGGTGGATGCAGTAGCTGAGAATTTGCTGGATCGGCTGGAg GACTGTAAAAAGACatttccttcagcattatgtATGGGTGGTTCTCTGGAAGCAATTAGGCGGTTGTTGAACGGACGTG GTGGTATTGAAAAGCTTACGATGATGGATGCTTCAGTTGATATGGTGAAATTATGTGAGCAGGCTGAACAAAATTCACCTAACAAAAATGTTGAAACATCTTTCATTGTTGCTGATGAAGAATATTTGCCTGTGAAGGAAAG tTCCCTGGACCTGGTTATTAGTTGCTTGGGCCTTCATTGGACAAATGATCTCCCAGGTGCCATGATACAG AGTAAATTGTCTCTTAAGCCCGATGGCCTATTTCTAGGAGCTATTCTTGGTGGAGAGACTTTAAG AGAGCTGAGAATAGCATGCACTGTGGCTCAAATGGAACGTGAAGGAGGAATCAGTCCTCGGTTGTCACCTTTGGCCCAG gTACGTGATGCAGGAAATCTTTTAACTAGGGCAGGATTCACTCTTCCTGGAGTTGATGTAGATGAATATACTGTGAGATATAACAGCG CTCTGGAGTTGATAGAACATCTTCGAACTATGGGTGAAACTAATGCTCTGTTACAAAGGAACATA AGTCTAAAGAGGGATACTGCATTGGCAACAGCAGCCATTTACGAATCGATGTTTGGTACAGAAGATGGCACTATCCCAGCAACATTCCAG GTCATATTTATGACTGGGTGGAGGGAGCACCCATCACAGCAAAGAGCTAAGAAGAGAGGTTCTGCCACAGTATCTTTCAAGGACATCCACAAGGAGTTTGGTGGAGGTACGTAG
- the LOC125196749 gene encoding calmodulin-binding protein 25-like produces MASDNLMAMEQPWMFRPTFGDSWIADIFTKETDTLTKALQKSISATSSDGDAFAKPSPPTTASENDAAVSKQRRSLPPCGRVSKRKSRASKRATTTFIAADPANFRQMVQQVTGVRFSGQLAVLKPEPQRAFGPALLDGSAAAAPAPYMDGGPSAAAIGLESFCSFPTLESWKVM; encoded by the coding sequence atggcaTCCGATAATTTGATGGCGATGGAGCAGCCATGGATGTTCCGCCCCACATTCGGCGATTCCTGGATCGCCGACATCTTCACCAAGGAAACCGATACCCTAACAAAGGCTCTCCAGAAATCGATCTCCGCCACCTCATCCGACGGCGACGCCTTCGCCAAGCCCTCTCCGCCGACGACCGCCTCCGAGAACGACGCTGCCGTGTCGAAGCAGCGGCGGAGCCTGCCGCCGTGCGGGAGGGTCTCGAAGCGGAAGTCGCGCGCGTCGAAGCGCGCCACGACGACTTTCATCGCGGCGGATCCGGCCAACTTCCGGCAGATGGTGCAGCAGGTGACCGGGGTGCGGTTCAGCGGCCAGCTGGCGGTGCTGAAGCCGGAGCCGCAGAGGGCGTTCGGGCCGGCCTTGCTGGATGGGTCAGCCGCCGCGGCGCCGGCGCCGTACATGGATGGGGGGCCGAGCGCGGCGGCGATTGGGTTGGAGTCGTTTTGCAGCTTCCCGACGCTGGAGTCGTGGAAGGTTATGTAG